One Cellulomonas sp. NS3 genomic region harbors:
- a CDS encoding FAD-binding dehydrogenase: MTDNADVVVIGAGLAGLVATAELTRAGRRVLLLDTEPSSGIGGQAWWSFGGLFLVGSPEQRRLGVHDSAELALADWLGSAGFAPDTGPGSPDHHGRAWAESFVDFAAGELRPWLHGLGVRWFPLVQWAERGGGLAGGHGNSVPRFHVTWGTGPGIVEPFARALLDAHRSGLVEVRTRHRATGLVERDGRVVGVRGDVLARDAVERAVPSSREVVGGFEVSASAVVVATGGIGANHDLVRATWPSTAGRLPERMLSGVPDSVDGSGIVAARDAGAAVVHEDRMWHYPEGITNHSPVWGRHGIRILAGPSSLWLDADGHRLPAPLFPGFDSLGALQHIAGRGDDHSWFVLDKTILGSEFALSGSEQNPDLTGKDVRLLLQRVLPGAVGPVEAFAAESPEFLWADSPAALAARMNALTGTRRIDPDALGRTIRERDQQVASGLGKDHQVVATAMARRYVVDRVIRVAKPHAMLDPAHGPLLAVRLSVLTRKTLGGVLTDTSARALRPDGTVLPGLWAVGEAAGFGGGGVHGHRALEGTFLGGCLHTGRTAGRALAAELGD, encoded by the coding sequence ATGACGGACAACGCCGACGTCGTGGTCATCGGTGCGGGCCTCGCCGGGCTCGTCGCCACCGCCGAGCTCACGCGCGCCGGGCGCCGGGTGCTCCTGCTCGACACCGAGCCGTCGTCGGGCATCGGCGGTCAGGCGTGGTGGTCGTTCGGCGGGCTGTTCCTCGTCGGCTCCCCCGAGCAGCGCCGCCTCGGCGTGCACGACTCCGCCGAGCTCGCGCTCGCCGACTGGCTCGGCTCCGCCGGGTTCGCGCCCGACACCGGTCCCGGCAGCCCCGACCACCACGGGCGTGCGTGGGCCGAGAGCTTCGTCGACTTCGCGGCCGGCGAGCTCCGCCCCTGGCTGCACGGCCTCGGGGTCCGCTGGTTCCCGCTCGTGCAGTGGGCCGAGCGGGGCGGCGGCCTCGCCGGGGGCCACGGCAACTCGGTCCCGCGCTTCCACGTCACGTGGGGCACCGGGCCGGGGATCGTCGAGCCGTTCGCCCGGGCGCTGCTCGACGCGCACCGCTCCGGCCTCGTCGAGGTGCGCACGCGCCACCGGGCGACGGGCCTCGTGGAGCGTGACGGGCGGGTCGTCGGCGTGCGAGGCGACGTCCTCGCTCGTGACGCGGTGGAGCGGGCGGTGCCGAGCTCGCGCGAGGTCGTCGGCGGCTTCGAGGTGTCCGCGAGCGCCGTCGTCGTCGCGACGGGCGGCATCGGCGCGAACCACGACCTCGTGCGCGCGACGTGGCCGTCGACCGCGGGCCGGCTCCCGGAGCGCATGCTGTCCGGCGTCCCGGACTCGGTCGACGGCTCGGGGATCGTCGCCGCCAGGGACGCGGGCGCCGCCGTCGTGCACGAGGACCGCATGTGGCACTACCCCGAGGGCATCACGAACCACTCCCCCGTGTGGGGCCGGCACGGCATCCGCATCCTCGCCGGACCGTCCTCGCTGTGGCTCGACGCCGACGGCCACCGGCTCCCCGCCCCGCTGTTCCCCGGGTTCGACTCGCTCGGGGCGCTCCAGCACATCGCCGGCCGGGGCGACGACCACTCGTGGTTCGTGCTCGACAAGACGATCCTGGGTTCCGAGTTCGCGCTCTCCGGCTCCGAGCAGAACCCCGACCTGACCGGCAAGGACGTGCGCCTGCTGCTGCAGCGCGTGCTCCCCGGTGCGGTCGGGCCGGTCGAGGCGTTCGCGGCGGAGTCGCCCGAGTTCCTGTGGGCCGACTCCCCGGCGGCCCTCGCCGCGCGGATGAACGCGCTGACCGGCACGCGTCGCATCGACCCCGACGCGCTCGGGCGCACGATCCGTGAGCGCGACCAGCAGGTCGCGTCCGGGCTGGGCAAGGACCACCAGGTCGTCGCCACGGCGATGGCCCGGCGGTACGTCGTCGACCGCGTGATCCGCGTCGCGAAGCCGCACGCGATGCTCGACCCGGCGCACGGGCCGCTGCTCGCGGTGCGCCTGTCGGTGCTGACCCGCAAGACGCTCGGGGGCGTCCTCACCGACACCTCGGCGCGCGCGCTGCGCCCTGACGGGACGGTGCTGCCCGGGCTGTGGGCGGTCGGCGAGGCCGCGGGCTTCGGCGGCGGCGGCGTGCACGGCCACCGCGCCCTCGAGGGCACGTTCCTCGGGGGGTGCCTGCACACCGGCCGCACCGCGGGGCGCGCGCTCGCCGCCGAGCTCGGGGACTGA
- the glgP gene encoding alpha-glucan family phosphorylase encodes MRAIRRFTVRTLLPVELADLDELAHNLRWSWHAPTRDLFAEIDRDLFAQVGRDPVALLGALAPERLASLAGDEAFVQRVRETVEDLHHYLSAPRWYQQQSDDARGSLPTSIAYFSPEFGITSVLPQYSGGLGILAGDHLKSASDLGVPIVGVGLLYGAGYFKQSLTRDGWQVETYPVLDPDGLPLTLVREEDGTPAVVTVDLPGGRVLHAHVWSAAVGRVPLLMLDSNVPENDEAARRVTDRLYGGGGEYRLQQELLLGVGGVRALRLWSRLTGAPEPEVFHMNEGHAGFLGVERIRELVTEKGLGFDEALEAVRAATVFTTHTPVPAGIDRFEAKLVAQYFGGDRAVEGLPVERVLALGAEDHEGGDPLLFNMALMGLRLGGRANGVSLLHGAVSRGMFSGLWPGFDDAEVPISSITNGVHAPTWVDRRLVDVAARALGADEIATGNGWLRGDGVSDQDLWELRRTLRAQLVEDARSRLRASWKQRGASPAELGWVDDVLSPDVLTIGFARRVPTYKRLTLMLRDPERLRSLLLDPDKPVQLVIAGKSHPADDQGKRLIQQLVRFTDEADVRHRIVFLPNYDIAMAKTLYPGCDVWLNNPLRPLEACGTSGMKAALNGGLNLSILDGWWDEWFDGENGWAIPTADGVEDPDRRDDLEASALYDLIENQVAARFYDRDDAGLPVHWLSMVRHTLATLGPKVQATRMVADYVQHLYVPAAAGGRSLNGSADYDGARELAAWKSKVRTGWSQVRVDHVESGGVGEVAKVGDTLHVKAYISLGELGPQDVEVQVVHGKVSEADELGSFTVAALAPTETFEAGRHAFAGDVRLDASGPFGYTVRVVPKHKGLSSIADVGLVANAAS; translated from the coding sequence GTGAGAGCCATCCGACGATTCACGGTCCGTACCCTCCTGCCGGTCGAGCTCGCTGACCTGGACGAGCTCGCCCACAACCTCCGATGGTCGTGGCACGCGCCCACGCGCGACCTGTTCGCGGAGATCGACCGCGACCTGTTCGCGCAGGTCGGGCGCGACCCCGTGGCGCTCCTCGGGGCCCTGGCGCCCGAGCGCCTCGCCTCGCTCGCCGGGGACGAGGCCTTCGTGCAGCGCGTCCGCGAGACCGTCGAGGACCTCCACCACTACCTGAGCGCCCCGCGCTGGTACCAGCAGCAGAGCGACGACGCGCGCGGCAGCCTGCCCACGTCGATCGCGTACTTCTCGCCCGAGTTCGGCATCACGTCCGTCCTCCCGCAGTACTCCGGCGGCCTCGGGATCCTCGCGGGCGACCACCTCAAGAGCGCCTCCGACCTCGGCGTGCCGATCGTCGGCGTCGGCCTGCTGTACGGCGCCGGGTACTTCAAGCAGTCCCTCACGCGCGACGGCTGGCAGGTCGAGACGTACCCGGTGCTCGACCCCGACGGCCTCCCGCTGACGCTCGTGCGTGAGGAGGACGGCACGCCCGCCGTCGTCACGGTCGACCTGCCCGGCGGGCGCGTGCTGCACGCGCACGTGTGGAGCGCCGCCGTCGGCCGCGTCCCGCTGCTCATGCTCGACTCGAACGTCCCCGAGAACGACGAGGCCGCGCGCCGCGTCACCGACCGCCTGTACGGCGGCGGCGGCGAGTACCGCCTGCAGCAGGAGCTCCTGCTCGGCGTCGGCGGCGTGCGCGCGCTGCGGCTCTGGTCGCGCCTGACCGGCGCGCCCGAGCCCGAGGTCTTCCACATGAACGAGGGCCACGCGGGCTTCCTCGGCGTCGAGCGGATCCGCGAGCTCGTCACCGAGAAGGGCCTCGGCTTCGACGAGGCGCTCGAGGCCGTGCGCGCCGCGACCGTGTTCACGACGCACACCCCCGTGCCCGCCGGCATCGACCGGTTCGAGGCGAAGCTCGTCGCCCAGTACTTCGGCGGCGACCGCGCGGTCGAGGGCCTCCCGGTCGAGCGCGTGCTCGCGCTCGGCGCCGAGGACCACGAGGGCGGCGACCCGCTGCTGTTCAACATGGCGCTCATGGGCCTGCGGCTCGGCGGGCGCGCGAACGGCGTCTCGCTGCTGCACGGCGCGGTCTCGCGCGGGATGTTCAGCGGGCTGTGGCCGGGCTTCGACGACGCCGAGGTGCCGATCAGCTCGATCACGAACGGTGTGCACGCGCCCACGTGGGTCGACCGACGCCTCGTCGACGTCGCCGCCCGTGCGCTCGGCGCCGACGAGATCGCGACAGGCAACGGCTGGCTGCGCGGGGACGGCGTGAGCGACCAGGACCTGTGGGAGCTGCGCCGCACGCTGCGCGCCCAGCTCGTCGAGGACGCGCGCTCGCGCCTGCGGGCCTCCTGGAAGCAGCGCGGGGCGAGCCCGGCGGAGCTCGGCTGGGTCGACGACGTGCTCTCGCCCGACGTGCTGACCATCGGGTTCGCGCGCCGCGTGCCGACGTACAAGCGCCTGACGCTCATGCTGCGCGACCCCGAGCGGCTGCGCTCGCTGCTGCTCGACCCCGACAAGCCGGTCCAGCTCGTCATCGCGGGCAAGTCGCACCCGGCCGACGACCAAGGCAAGCGCCTCATCCAGCAGCTCGTCCGGTTCACCGACGAGGCCGACGTCCGCCACCGCATCGTGTTCCTGCCGAACTACGACATCGCGATGGCCAAGACGCTCTACCCCGGCTGCGACGTGTGGCTCAACAACCCGCTGCGCCCGCTCGAGGCGTGCGGGACGTCGGGCATGAAGGCCGCGCTCAACGGCGGCCTCAACCTCTCGATCCTCGACGGCTGGTGGGACGAGTGGTTCGACGGCGAGAACGGCTGGGCGATCCCGACGGCCGACGGCGTCGAGGACCCGGACCGCCGCGACGACCTCGAGGCGTCGGCGCTCTACGACCTCATCGAGAACCAGGTCGCCGCGCGCTTCTACGACCGCGACGACGCAGGGCTCCCCGTGCACTGGCTGAGCATGGTGCGGCACACGCTCGCGACGCTCGGCCCGAAGGTCCAGGCGACGCGCATGGTGGCCGACTACGTGCAGCACCTGTACGTGCCCGCGGCGGCCGGCGGTCGCTCGCTCAACGGCTCGGCCGACTACGACGGCGCGCGTGAGCTCGCCGCGTGGAAGAGCAAGGTCCGCACGGGCTGGTCGCAGGTCCGCGTCGACCACGTCGAGTCCGGCGGCGTCGGCGAGGTCGCGAAGGTCGGCGACACGCTGCACGTCAAGGCGTACATCTCGCTCGGCGAGCTGGGCCCGCAGGACGTCGAGGTGCAGGTCGTGCACGGCAAGGTCTCGGAGGCCGACGAGCTCGGCTCGTTCACCGTCGCGGCGCTCGCGCCGACCGAGACGTTCGAGGCCGGACGCCACGCGTTCGCGGGCGACGTCCGGCTCGACGCCTCGGGGCCGTTCGGGTACACCGTGCGCGTCGTGCCCAAGCACAAGGGCCTGAGCTCGATCGCCGACGTGGGGCTCGTCGCCAACGCGGCGTCCTGA